One Campylobacter lari DNA segment encodes these proteins:
- a CDS encoding metal-dependent hydrolase: MIIKNAKIYGKQKLDLKIEDGKITQIANDLNDDEHIVDIEGKTLLPSFIDLNVSLLDNEFSIDKLYDLEKACLKGGVGTIVLKDSLEANTQGYALYFDKLKSLDINVLPTINVLDKAEKLKNIATLIDMGAKGLELSSTLGANYLRQCMQYANMKSTPVFLKCFDESFDDHGVMNDGQTSFELGLIGISDIAETSEVAKMKELVEFYENKVCFSSLAITRSFELLHDQYSEISIHHLIKDESTCENFNTQAKILPPLRAKDELIRLKKLLQDKKITFLSSLHTPSTKKDLAFDEADFGVNAIAMYMSLCFTYLIKENILTWKELCDFTSYNQAQFLGLNKGKIESGFDADLVVFDENYSFNGEGLYVNDILQGKVEKSFIAGKVFSI, translated from the coding sequence ATGATTATCAAAAATGCAAAAATTTATGGTAAGCAAAAGCTTGATCTTAAAATAGAAGATGGAAAAATCACTCAAATTGCTAATGATTTAAATGATGATGAGCATATTGTTGATATAGAAGGTAAGACTTTACTTCCTTCGTTTATTGATTTAAATGTTAGTTTACTTGATAATGAATTTAGTATAGATAAATTATATGATCTTGAAAAAGCATGCTTAAAAGGTGGGGTGGGGACTATTGTTTTAAAAGATAGTTTAGAAGCTAACACTCAAGGCTATGCGCTTTATTTTGATAAATTAAAATCTTTAGATATTAATGTTTTGCCTACTATTAATGTATTAGATAAAGCAGAAAAATTAAAAAATATTGCTACCTTAATTGATATGGGCGCAAAAGGCTTAGAGCTTTCAAGTACTTTAGGTGCAAATTATTTAAGACAATGTATGCAATATGCTAATATGAAATCAACTCCGGTGTTTTTAAAGTGTTTTGATGAGAGTTTTGATGATCATGGAGTGATGAATGATGGACAAACAAGCTTTGAATTAGGACTAATAGGAATTAGCGATATAGCTGAAACTAGTGAAGTGGCAAAAATGAAAGAATTAGTGGAATTTTATGAAAACAAAGTTTGTTTTAGCTCTTTGGCAATTACAAGGTCATTTGAATTATTGCATGATCAGTATAGTGAAATTTCAATTCATCATTTAATCAAAGATGAAAGTACATGTGAAAATTTCAATACTCAAGCAAAAATCTTGCCTCCATTAAGAGCAAAAGATGAATTAATACGCCTTAAAAAATTACTTCAAGATAAAAAAATTACTTTCTTAAGTTCTTTACATACTCCTAGCACTAAAAAAGATTTAGCTTTTGATGAAGCAGATTTTGGAGTTAATGCCATAGCTATGTATATGAGTTTATGCTTTACGTATTTAATAAAAGAAAATATTTTAACTTGGAAAGAATTATGTGATTTTACAAGTTACAATCAAGCGCAATTTTTAGGATTAAATAAAGGAAAAATAGAATCTGGTTTTGATGCTGATTTGGTTGTGTTTGATGAAAATTATTCTTTTAATGGAGAAGGTTTATATGTAAATGATATCTTGCAAGGCA
- a CDS encoding NAD(P)H-dependent glycerol-3-phosphate dehydrogenase, whose translation MKIAVIGAGKWGSALYDALSAKNECVITSFHEKDLSYFVSTKEALEYEYLVFALYAQGIHEWLTNNFKDLNQKILVASKGIDCKSLKFMDEVFSEFISSDRLCFLSGPSFASEVLEKKPCALVVSGKNQDLCNQFASFFPNYIKTYTSSDVKGAEICGAYKNVLAIASGVCDGLNLGNNARASLVSRGLVEMHRFGQFFNAKEETFLGLSGAGDLFLTASSNLSRNYRVGLSLASGKNIKDILMELGEVAEGVQTAYAIHSLSKQFQIYTPIVNEVVLMLEGKNAWESLKDLMSSKEEIS comes from the coding sequence ATGAAAATAGCAGTTATTGGTGCAGGAAAATGGGGAAGTGCTTTATATGATGCATTGAGTGCTAAAAATGAATGCGTGATAACTTCTTTTCATGAAAAAGATCTTTCTTATTTTGTTAGCACCAAAGAAGCTTTAGAATATGAATATTTAGTTTTTGCTTTATATGCTCAAGGAATACATGAGTGGCTTACAAATAATTTTAAAGATTTAAATCAAAAAATTCTTGTAGCTTCTAAGGGTATTGACTGTAAAAGTTTAAAATTTATGGATGAGGTTTTTAGCGAGTTTATAAGTAGTGATAGACTTTGTTTTTTAAGTGGTCCTTCTTTTGCAAGTGAAGTGCTAGAAAAAAAACCTTGTGCTTTGGTTGTTAGCGGTAAAAATCAAGATCTTTGCAATCAATTTGCAAGTTTTTTTCCAAATTATATTAAAACTTATACAAGTTCTGATGTTAAAGGTGCTGAGATTTGTGGTGCATATAAGAATGTTTTAGCAATTGCAAGTGGGGTTTGCGATGGCTTAAATTTAGGTAATAATGCAAGAGCTTCTTTAGTCTCAAGAGGCTTGGTGGAAATGCACCGTTTTGGGCAGTTTTTTAACGCTAAAGAAGAAACATTTTTAGGACTTAGTGGGGCTGGAGATTTATTTTTAACAGCTTCTAGTAATCTATCAAGAAATTATAGAGTAGGTTTAAGTTTGGCTAGTGGCAAAAATATAAAAGATATTTTAATGGAGCTTGGAGAGGTAGCAGAAGGAGTGCAAACTGCTTATGCTATACATTCTTTATCAAAACAATTTCAAATTTATACCCCGATTGTTAACGAAGTAGTCTTAATGCTAGAGGGCAAGAATGCTTGGGAATCTTTGAAAGATTTGATGTCATCGAAGGAGGAAATATCATGA
- the gatB gene encoding Asp-tRNA(Asn)/Glu-tRNA(Gln) amidotransferase subunit GatB — protein sequence MFEVVIGLEVHAQLNTKTKIFCSCATSFGVKSNTNVCPTCLALPGALPVLNQEAVKKAIAFGKAVNATINKKSIFNRKNYFYPDLPKAYQISQFDIPIVENGELFINVNGENKRIGITRAHLEEDAGKNIHESNFSKVDLNRAGTPLLEIVSEPELRSSDEAVAYLKKLHSIIRFLDISDANMQEGSFRCDANVSIRPKGDDKLYTRVEIKNLNSFRFIQKAIEYEVKRQSEAWEDGKYDQEVVQETRLFDTVNLVTRSMRGKEDSAEYRYFPDPDLLPVILDDEMLNQDIPELPDEKKARFVSELGIKESDSEVIVSSLELCRYFEYLIDQKLNPKLCVTWLTTELMGLLKGELTIENSPVKQEKLAILIKRIEEGVISAKAGKDILAYVFENTEVEIDDAIEKLGLKQVSDDGAIEKIIDEILANNEDKVAEYKSGKDKLFGFFVGQAMKAGKGAFNPAKVNEILKAKLG from the coding sequence ATGTTTGAAGTTGTTATAGGACTTGAAGTTCATGCGCAATTAAATACAAAAACAAAAATCTTTTGCTCATGTGCGACTTCTTTTGGAGTAAAATCAAATACTAATGTATGCCCAACATGTTTAGCTTTACCAGGTGCTTTACCTGTATTAAATCAAGAAGCGGTAAAAAAAGCCATAGCATTTGGAAAAGCAGTTAATGCAACTATAAATAAAAAAAGTATTTTTAATAGAAAAAATTATTTTTATCCTGATTTGCCAAAAGCTTATCAAATTTCGCAATTTGATATTCCTATAGTAGAAAATGGCGAGTTGTTTATCAATGTAAATGGAGAAAATAAACGCATAGGTATTACTAGAGCTCATTTAGAAGAAGATGCAGGAAAAAATATACATGAGAGTAATTTTTCAAAAGTAGATTTAAATAGAGCAGGTACGCCTTTGCTTGAAATCGTTAGTGAGCCTGAACTTAGAAGTTCTGATGAGGCAGTGGCTTATTTGAAAAAGCTTCATTCTATTATAAGATTTTTAGATATTTCAGATGCAAATATGCAAGAAGGCAGTTTTAGATGTGATGCTAATGTTAGTATTCGTCCAAAGGGCGATGATAAGCTTTATACTAGAGTCGAGATTAAAAACTTAAATTCATTTCGTTTTATCCAAAAGGCGATTGAGTATGAAGTAAAACGTCAAAGCGAAGCTTGGGAAGATGGAAAATACGATCAAGAAGTTGTACAGGAGACAAGATTATTTGATACGGTTAATTTAGTTACTAGAAGTATGAGAGGTAAAGAAGACTCTGCTGAATATAGATATTTCCCTGATCCTGATCTTTTACCTGTAATTTTAGATGATGAAATGCTAAATCAAGATATACCTGAACTTCCTGATGAGAAGAAAGCTAGATTTGTTAGTGAATTAGGTATTAAAGAAAGTGATAGTGAAGTGATTGTGTCTTCATTGGAGCTTTGTAGATATTTTGAGTATTTAATTGATCAAAAATTAAACCCAAAACTTTGTGTTACTTGGCTTACGACCGAGTTAATGGGACTTTTAAAAGGTGAGTTAACTATAGAAAACTCACCTGTAAAACAAGAAAAATTAGCTATTTTGATCAAACGTATAGAAGAAGGTGTTATTAGTGCTAAAGCAGGTAAGGATATTTTAGCTTATGTGTTTGAAAACACAGAAGTTGAAATTGATGATGCTATTGAAAAACTTGGTTTAAAACAAGTAAGCGATGATGGTGCTATTGAAAAGATTATAGATGAAATTTTAGCAAACAATGAAGATAAAGTGGCTGAATATAAAAGTGGTAAAGATAAACTTTTTGGTTTCTTTGTTGGTCAAGCAATGAAAGCGGGTAAAGGTGCATTTAATCCTGCCAAGGTAAATGAAATTTTAAAAGCAAAACTTGGTTAA
- a CDS encoding F0F1 ATP synthase subunit A encodes MKDLFLFSSFIDSSHTFAYFFHLGIVVVISLILAKLATRSMQIVPRGSQNLAEAYMEGILSMGRDTMGSDEAARRYLPLVATIGFMVFFSNIIGIIPGFEAPSASLNFSATLAIIVFIYYHFEGIRTQGFFKYFAHFMGPVKILAPLMFPIEVVSHISRVISLSFRLFGNIKGDDLFLAVILALVPWVAPLPAYMLLTFMAFLQSFIFMILTYVYLAGATVVDEHH; translated from the coding sequence ATGAAAGATTTATTTTTATTTAGTTCTTTTATAGATTCTAGTCACACTTTTGCATACTTTTTTCACTTAGGTATAGTAGTTGTGATTTCTTTGATTTTAGCAAAACTTGCTACAAGATCCATGCAAATTGTTCCAAGAGGTAGTCAGAATTTAGCTGAAGCTTATATGGAAGGCATTCTAAGTATGGGTAGAGATACTATGGGTAGTGATGAAGCTGCTAGAAGATATTTACCTTTAGTTGCAACTATAGGTTTTATGGTGTTTTTTAGTAATATTATAGGGATTATACCAGGTTTTGAGGCTCCAAGTGCTAGTTTAAATTTTAGTGCGACTTTAGCTATTATAGTATTTATATATTATCATTTTGAAGGTATTAGAACTCAAGGATTTTTTAAATATTTTGCACACTTTATGGGACCTGTGAAAATTCTAGCACCTTTAATGTTTCCTATAGAAGTGGTTTCTCATATTTCAAGAGTTATTTCTTTATCTTTCCGTTTATTTGGTAATATCAAGGGGGATGATTTATTCTTAGCAGTTATTTTAGCTCTTGTGCCTTGGGTTGCACCACTACCTGCTTATATGCTTTTAACTTTTATGGCATTTTTGCAATCTTTTATTTTTATGATTTTAACTTATGTTTATTTAGCAGGTGCAACTGTAGTTGATGAACATCATTAA
- a CDS encoding phytoene desaturase family protein: MDVKFDVVIIGSGLGGLSAGAFLARNGKRVLILEQHSLIGGCATCFKRKGALIDAGLHEMDLGEAKTDMKHLVFEKLGIKNKIEILPLPSAWSIKSKNYNLTLPHGIEKVKEVLKKEFPQESKGIDKYFKAIRLQAYAIRRFPWDLKLSELLLFPFSTAWIFIKNRLFNKKVYDVLNAYIKNDKLKKILNANLSYYHHDSKEFIFSYHAMAQKHYYDGGVYIKGGSQALSDALAEVIKENQGQVLAKAEVVKILTKDQKAYGVEYTHKNETHMVYAQKIIANCDPLIVYKDLLKDLNLTQEIKAIESKKRACSLVSAYFIYDKDISKIYENMDYCNFVFEDDFLNSSYENTNILKLDIKKRPMAFVNYSKVDSGLASDKYIGVVAFSSNYQEWDLNKEDYKAKKEEVLKAIVQRLDEIFPNLSSYLIHQELATPKTIQRYTKAYEGAIYGFSQDQEGAKYRLHYKSKSVENLYFANAFIFPGGGFTGAILGGYFCANKMNFH, encoded by the coding sequence ATGGATGTAAAATTTGATGTAGTTATTATAGGTTCAGGTCTTGGGGGCTTAAGTGCGGGTGCTTTTTTAGCTAGAAATGGTAAAAGAGTTTTGATTTTAGAGCAGCATTCTTTAATCGGTGGTTGTGCTACTTGTTTCAAAAGAAAAGGCGCTTTGATTGATGCGGGGCTTCATGAGATGGATTTAGGTGAAGCAAAAACTGACATGAAGCATTTAGTTTTTGAAAAGCTTGGTATAAAGAATAAAATTGAAATTTTACCTTTACCAAGTGCTTGGAGCATTAAAAGTAAAAACTATAATTTGACCTTGCCTCATGGTATAGAAAAAGTAAAAGAGGTTTTAAAAAAGGAATTTCCACAAGAAAGTAAAGGTATAGATAAATATTTTAAAGCTATAAGATTGCAAGCTTATGCTATTCGAAGATTTCCTTGGGATTTAAAATTAAGCGAGTTATTGTTATTTCCATTTAGCACTGCTTGGATATTTATTAAAAACAGATTGTTTAATAAAAAAGTTTATGATGTTTTAAATGCTTATATTAAAAATGATAAGCTAAAAAAGATTTTAAATGCAAATTTAAGTTATTATCATCATGATAGTAAAGAATTTATTTTTTCTTATCATGCTATGGCGCAAAAACATTATTACGATGGCGGAGTATACATTAAAGGTGGCTCGCAAGCTTTAAGTGATGCTTTGGCTGAGGTTATCAAAGAAAATCAAGGGCAGGTTTTAGCCAAGGCTGAAGTTGTTAAAATACTCACAAAAGATCAAAAAGCTTATGGAGTAGAATATACTCATAAAAATGAAACTCACATGGTTTATGCGCAAAAAATTATTGCTAATTGTGATCCTTTAATCGTATATAAAGACTTGCTTAAAGATTTAAATTTAACCCAAGAAATCAAAGCAATAGAATCTAAAAAGCGTGCTTGTTCTTTGGTAAGTGCTTATTTTATTTATGATAAAGATATTTCTAAAATTTATGAAAATATGGATTATTGTAATTTTGTATTTGAAGATGATTTTTTAAATAGTTCATATGAAAATACTAATATTTTAAAACTAGATATCAAAAAAAGACCTATGGCTTTTGTAAATTATTCTAAGGTTGATAGTGGCTTAGCTAGCGATAAATATATAGGTGTTGTAGCTTTTAGTTCAAATTATCAAGAATGGGATTTAAATAAGGAAGATTATAAAGCCAAAAAAGAAGAAGTATTGAAAGCCATAGTGCAAAGACTAGATGAGATTTTTCCGAATTTAAGCTCATACTTAATCCATCAAGAATTAGCCACTCCAAAAACTATACAAAGATATACTAAAGCTTATGAGGGTGCAATTTATGGATTTTCTCAAGATCAAGAAGGGGCTAAATATAGATTACATTATAAAAGCAAAAGTGTAGAAAATTTGTATTTTGCCAATGCTTTTATATTTCCTGGTGGTGGTTTTACAGGTGCGATTTTGGGTGGATATTTTTGCGCTAATAAAATGAATTTTCATTAA
- the radA gene encoding DNA repair protein RadA — MAKKHILFECQACGNQQSKWLGKCPECGSWDSFVELKQEQIKVLKELNSLSSTPSSAVCINDVVAENFTRISTDDNELDLVLGGGLVVGSLVLIGGSPGVGKSTLLLKIASNLAKSGKKVLYVSGEESKSQIKLRADRLNANCENLFLLTELCLEDILSELSKKDYEILIIDSIQTLYSNKITSAAGSITQVREITFELMRYSKANNISTFIIGHITKDGAIAGPRILEHMVDVVLYFEGDANKEIRILRGFKNRYGNISEVGIFEMTSKGLISAKDIANRFFTRGKAVSGSALSVVMEGSRALVLEIQALVCESAYPKRSATGYEKNRLDMLIALLERKLEIPLGHYDVFINVSGGVKISETAADLAVVAAIISSFKNRPLSKDSVFIGELSLNGEIKEVFSLDVRLKEAKMQKFKNAIVPVKPMEDLGLKCFVAKELREVLEWM; from the coding sequence ATGGCTAAAAAACACATTTTATTTGAATGTCAAGCTTGTGGAAATCAACAAAGCAAATGGCTAGGAAAATGTCCTGAATGTGGTTCTTGGGATAGTTTTGTTGAGTTAAAGCAAGAACAAATTAAAGTTTTAAAAGAGTTAAACTCGCTTTCAAGCACTCCAAGTTCTGCTGTATGTATTAACGATGTTGTGGCAGAAAATTTTACGCGTATAAGCACTGATGATAATGAGCTTGATTTAGTTTTAGGCGGTGGGCTTGTTGTGGGCTCTTTGGTATTGATAGGAGGTTCCCCAGGAGTTGGAAAATCTACGCTTTTGCTAAAGATTGCTTCAAATCTAGCTAAAAGTGGTAAAAAAGTACTTTATGTAAGTGGCGAAGAGAGTAAGTCACAAATCAAACTGCGTGCAGATCGCTTGAATGCAAATTGTGAAAATTTATTTTTGCTCACAGAGCTTTGTTTGGAAGATATTTTGAGTGAGCTTTCTAAAAAAGATTATGAAATTTTGATTATTGATTCTATACAAACTTTATATTCTAACAAAATCACTTCAGCAGCAGGTAGTATCACTCAAGTTAGGGAAATTACTTTTGAGTTAATGCGCTATTCTAAAGCAAATAATATTAGCACTTTTATCATAGGGCATATTACTAAAGATGGAGCTATAGCAGGACCTAGAATTTTAGAGCATATGGTAGATGTAGTGCTTTATTTTGAAGGTGATGCTAATAAAGAAATAAGAATTTTAAGAGGTTTTAAAAATCGTTATGGAAATATTTCTGAAGTTGGTATTTTTGAAATGACTTCTAAGGGTTTAATTAGTGCTAAAGATATAGCTAATAGATTTTTTACGCGTGGTAAGGCAGTAAGTGGTAGTGCCTTAAGTGTGGTAATGGAAGGAAGCAGAGCTTTGGTGTTAGAAATTCAAGCCTTAGTTTGTGAGAGTGCTTATCCAAAACGCAGCGCAACAGGTTATGAAAAAAACCGTTTAGATATGCTCATAGCTTTACTTGAGAGAAAGCTTGAAATTCCTTTGGGACACTATGATGTTTTTATTAATGTAAGTGGTGGGGTAAAAATTAGTGAAACTGCGGCAGATTTAGCAGTAGTTGCGGCTATTATTTCAAGTTTTAAAAACCGCCCTTTAAGTAAAGATAGTGTTTTTATAGGTGAGCTTAGCTTAAATGGTGAAATCAAAGAAGTATTTTCACTTGATGTGCGTTTAAAAGAAGCTAAAATGCAAAAATTTAAAAATGCCATAGTGCCGGTTAAGCCTATGGAAGATCTTGGTTTAAAATGTTTTGTAGCCAAAGAATTACGTGAGGTTTTAGAATGGATGTAA
- the ftsY gene encoding signal recognition particle-docking protein FtsY, whose protein sequence is MFGFLKNGLKKTLESIHLVKASNKIITKDLLEEMLLEADVAYEIVEEIIYYLPPNDEVKKADLERVMGTYFIYDRPELANAKPFVDLILGVNGVGKTTSIAKMAHLHKENGEKVILGACDTFRAGAIEQLKLWAQKLDIDIIATSQGHDPSAVAYDAISKALAKNYDRVILDTAGRLQNQKNLANELEKIVRISDKAMQGAPHRKILVLDGTQGVAGILQAKAFNDLVKLDGVIITKLDGTAKGGALFSIARELELPILYVGVGEQLGQIHEFNPSEYVKTLVEEIFA, encoded by the coding sequence ATGTTTGGATTTTTAAAAAATGGTTTGAAAAAAACCTTAGAAAGTATTCATTTAGTTAAGGCTTCAAATAAAATCATTACCAAAGATTTGCTTGAAGAAATGCTTTTAGAAGCTGATGTGGCATATGAGATAGTTGAAGAGATTATTTATTATCTTCCTCCAAATGATGAGGTTAAAAAGGCCGATTTAGAGCGTGTTATGGGGACTTATTTTATTTATGATAGACCAGAACTTGCTAATGCCAAGCCTTTTGTGGATTTGATTTTAGGTGTAAATGGAGTGGGTAAGACTACAAGTATTGCTAAAATGGCGCATTTGCATAAAGAAAATGGCGAAAAAGTTATACTTGGAGCTTGTGATACTTTTAGGGCAGGAGCTATAGAGCAGTTAAAATTATGGGCGCAAAAATTAGATATAGATATCATAGCTACTTCACAAGGACACGATCCTTCAGCAGTCGCTTATGATGCTATTTCTAAAGCTTTAGCAAAAAACTATGATAGGGTTATTTTAGATACAGCAGGACGCTTGCAAAATCAAAAAAATCTTGCTAATGAGCTTGAAAAAATCGTTCGCATAAGCGATAAAGCTATGCAAGGAGCTCCTCATAGAAAAATTCTTGTGCTTGATGGTACTCAAGGTGTGGCAGGAATTTTGCAAGCAAAAGCTTTTAATGATTTAGTAAAACTTGATGGAGTGATTATTACAAAACTTGATGGAACCGCTAAAGGTGGAGCTTTATTTAGCATAGCAAGAGAACTTGAGCTTCCTATTTTATATGTAGGAGTAGGGGAGCAGCTAGGACAAATTCATGAGTTCAACCCTAGTGAATATGTTAAAACTTTAGTTGAAGAGATTTTTGCTTAA
- a CDS encoding TlpA family protein disulfide reductase translates to MKFKIFLVIFIAVFFASCSSDKENSSTENTDNASLTQSENIDFTLKFLDGRKMYVKYHEQAFNFDDTAKAKLFVFFTSWCAPCKAQIPHLNNLNNKYQEKFEVIALFLEENKEQEILTFIEDEKIKFPVVIGENNFVFSKVLNVSSIPTMVLFNARGEKIKEYLGIIPEEMLDIDIQKAIM, encoded by the coding sequence TTGAAATTTAAAATTTTTTTAGTAATTTTTATCGCGGTATTTTTTGCTTCATGCTCTAGTGATAAAGAAAATTCTAGTACTGAAAATACAGACAATGCGAGTTTGACTCAAAGTGAAAATATTGATTTTACTTTAAAATTTTTAGATGGTAGGAAAATGTATGTGAAATATCATGAGCAAGCATTTAATTTTGATGATACGGCTAAAGCTAAGTTGTTTGTTTTTTTTACAAGTTGGTGTGCACCTTGTAAGGCTCAAATTCCACATTTAAATAATCTAAATAACAAATATCAAGAAAAATTTGAAGTAATAGCGCTTTTTTTGGAAGAAAATAAAGAGCAAGAAATATTAACTTTTATAGAAGATGAAAAAATTAAATTTCCAGTAGTTATCGGAGAAAATAATTTTGTTTTTTCTAAAGTTTTAAATGTTAGTTCTATACCAACAATGGTGTTGTTTAATGCAAGAGGCGAAAAGATTAAAGAGTATTTAGGGATAATCCCTGAAGAAATGTTAGATATAGATATACAAAAAGCGATAATGTAA
- a CDS encoding 5-formyltetrahydrofolate cyclo-ligase, with translation MIKNNFRIKQKSKMHLKLKYQYKRDFLVFQEIKKILNLYKNCRNILIYIPLKYEINLYKFRHFLTKKYQIFVPFMQDKSLKVVKLRLALEKKSFGVYEPKDSFLQTHIDVAIIPVIGVDAKLGRIGHGQGFYDRFFESISYKKPLVIFTQMIDAKSDQFFSQDHDIKGNFYINPYKKYFRKVKNNDRNISRINSRFYRRRDWVYSRQKD, from the coding sequence TTGATAAAAAACAATTTTAGAATAAAACAAAAATCCAAAATGCATTTAAAATTAAAGTATCAATACAAAAGGGATTTTTTGGTTTTTCAAGAAATAAAGAAAATTCTAAATTTATACAAAAATTGTAGAAATATCCTTATATATATCCCTTTAAAATATGAAATTAATCTTTATAAATTCAGACATTTTCTAACAAAAAAATATCAAATTTTCGTCCCATTTATGCAAGATAAAAGTTTAAAGGTAGTAAAATTAAGATTAGCTCTTGAAAAAAAGAGCTTTGGGGTGTATGAGCCAAAAGATTCTTTTTTGCAAACTCACATTGATGTTGCAATTATTCCTGTAATAGGTGTAGATGCAAAATTAGGAAGAATCGGTCATGGTCAAGGTTTTTACGATAGGTTTTTTGAAAGCATTTCTTATAAAAAACCTTTGGTTATTTTTACGCAAATGATAGATGCAAAATCTGATCAATTTTTTAGCCAAGATCATGATATAAAAGGAAATTTTTATATAAACCCTTATAAAAAATATTTTAGGAAAGTTAAAAACAATGATAGAAATATTAGTCGCATTAATAGCCGTTTTTATAGGCGGAGGGATTGGGTATATAGTCGCCAAAAAGATTAA
- the rny gene encoding ribonuclease Y, producing the protein MIEILVALIAVFIGGGIGYIVAKKINDANFNIFLEQAKAKAKAIEYEAELTLKDAKNSVAEAEFAAKKKFDEKIQKLQKEHSIKLEELNKKEQNLHYQEKLHEENKNKLAKEQQAIKALHEENENLKQNYETKLSEVLKILEHSAGLTQEEAKNIVLQKVEENSRAEIAHIVRKYEEEARNEAKRKANFILAQATSRFAGEFAAERLINVVNIKNDELKGRIIGKEGRNVKTLEMVLGVDIIIDDTPGAIIVSCFNLYRRAIATKVIELLVEDGRIQPAKIEEIHEKVCKEFEDNILEEGQTIVMDLGLNNIHSEIVKLIGKLRYRASYGQNALAHSLEVAHLAGIIAAECGGDEKLARRAGILHDIGKALTHEFEGSHVDLGAELCKRYKEHPVVINAIYAHHGHEEAISIESAAVCTADTLSAARPGARREVLEAFLKRVSELEDIAKSKEGVKKAYAINAGREIRVIVNAKLVNDDESVLLAKEIAEEIQEKVQYPGEIKVNVIRELRAIDFAR; encoded by the coding sequence ATGATAGAAATATTAGTCGCATTAATAGCCGTTTTTATAGGCGGAGGGATTGGGTATATAGTCGCCAAAAAGATTAATGATGCAAATTTCAATATCTTTTTAGAGCAAGCAAAAGCAAAAGCAAAAGCCATTGAATATGAAGCTGAACTAACACTTAAAGATGCTAAAAATTCGGTTGCTGAAGCTGAATTTGCAGCAAAGAAAAAATTTGATGAAAAAATTCAAAAACTTCAAAAAGAGCATTCTATTAAACTAGAAGAGCTTAATAAAAAAGAACAAAATCTTCATTATCAAGAAAAACTTCATGAGGAAAATAAAAACAAGCTAGCAAAAGAACAGCAAGCTATAAAAGCTTTACATGAGGAAAATGAAAATTTAAAACAAAATTATGAAACAAAGCTTAGTGAGGTATTAAAAATTCTTGAACATTCAGCTGGTCTTACACAAGAAGAAGCAAAAAATATAGTTTTACAAAAAGTAGAAGAAAACTCAAGAGCTGAGATTGCCCATATTGTTAGAAAATACGAAGAAGAAGCTAGAAATGAAGCTAAAAGAAAGGCTAACTTTATCTTAGCGCAAGCTACTTCAAGATTTGCAGGGGAATTTGCTGCTGAAAGATTAATCAATGTAGTAAATATCAAAAATGATGAGCTAAAAGGTCGTATTATAGGCAAAGAAGGGAGAAATGTTAAAACCTTAGAAATGGTTTTGGGTGTTGATATTATCATCGATGATACACCTGGAGCGATTATAGTAAGTTGTTTTAATCTTTATAGACGCGCCATTGCTACAAAAGTAATTGAGCTTTTAGTTGAAGATGGCAGAATACAACCTGCAAAAATAGAAGAAATTCATGAAAAAGTTTGCAAAGAATTTGAAGATAATATCTTAGAAGAAGGTCAAACTATAGTAATGGATTTAGGACTTAATAATATACACTCTGAAATTGTTAAATTAATAGGAAAATTAAGATATAGAGCAAGTTATGGCCAAAATGCTCTAGCACATTCTTTAGAAGTAGCACATTTAGCTGGAATCATAGCAGCTGAGTGTGGTGGGGATGAAAAATTAGCAAGAAGAGCTGGGATTTTACACGATATAGGCAAGGCTTTAACGCATGAATTTGAAGGTTCTCATGTGGATTTAGGAGCTGAACTTTGTAAAAGATACAAAGAACATCCTGTTGTAATTAATGCAATTTATGCTCATCATGGGCATGAAGAAGCTATAAGTATAGAATCAGCTGCAGTTTGTACAGCAGATACACTAAGCGCTGCACGCCCTGGTGCAAGACGTGAAGTTTTAGAAGCCTTCTTAAAAAGAGTGAGTGAGCTTGAAGATATAGCAAAGAGCAAAGAAGGGGTTAAAAAGGCTTATGCTATTAATGCTGGCAGGGAAATTAGAGTTATTGTTAATGCAAAATTAGTCAATGATGATGAATCTGTGCTTTTAGCCAAAGAAATAGCTGAAGAAATTCAAGAAAAAGTACAATATCCTGGTGAAATAAAAGTCAATGTCATCAGAGAGCTTAGAGCTATTGATTTTGCAAGATAA